One Roseomonas gilardii subsp. gilardii genomic region harbors:
- a CDS encoding amino acid ABC transporter permease encodes MYEWDFYFIWGYRWLFLQGLGVTIAFTVGIVLIGLAVGLVAGLGRLAPYAVIRWIAQAYIEVFRCTPVLVQLVWFYYALPILSGIDMSATSAAVLALSLYGGAFYAEIIRGGIVSIDAGQREAAEALGMTPGQSMRRIILPQAIKRMVPPLMNQSIIQFKNTSLVSVLAVPDLLYQGQAIAHDTYRPLETYSLVAVIYFAVLFPLTLLVQHLERRMARSD; translated from the coding sequence ATGTACGAGTGGGACTTCTACTTCATCTGGGGCTACCGCTGGCTCTTCCTGCAGGGGCTCGGTGTCACCATCGCCTTCACCGTCGGCATCGTGCTGATCGGGCTGGCGGTGGGTCTGGTGGCCGGGCTGGGGCGGCTCGCGCCCTATGCGGTCATCCGCTGGATCGCCCAGGCCTATATCGAGGTCTTCCGCTGCACCCCCGTGCTGGTGCAGCTCGTCTGGTTCTACTACGCCCTGCCCATCCTGTCCGGCATCGACATGTCGGCGACCTCGGCGGCGGTGCTGGCGCTCTCGCTCTATGGCGGCGCCTTCTATGCCGAGATCATCCGCGGCGGCATCGTCTCGATCGATGCGGGGCAGCGGGAGGCGGCGGAGGCGCTGGGCATGACGCCCGGCCAGTCCATGCGGCGAATCATCCTGCCGCAGGCGATCAAGCGCATGGTGCCGCCGCTGATGAACCAGTCGATCATTCAGTTCAAGAACACCTCGCTGGTCTCGGTGCTGGCGGTGCCCGACCTGCTCTACCAGGGCCAGGCCATCGCGCACGACACCTATCGGCCGCTGGAGACCTACTCCCTCGTGGCGGTGATCTACTTCGCCGTGCTCTTCCCGCTCACCCTGCTGGTGCAGCACCTGGAGCGCCGCATGGCGCGCAGCGACTGA
- a CDS encoding amino acid ABC transporter ATP-binding protein has protein sequence MSASQPKIDVAALRKSFGDNTVLRDINFRVEPGQVVALIGPSGSGKSTLLRCLNLLVVPDGGRVRIGGQGFDFAAGQRLPGRRELARFRANTGMVFQQFNLFPHLTALENVMEGPVTVRRMAKPQAEALAQRLLARVGLADRAAYYPSRLSGGQKQRVAIARALAMEPEVMLFDEATSALDPELVGEVLGVMQSLAAEGMTMVIVTHEIAFAREVADRVVFMRDGVVVEEGPARQVIDAPREAATRTFLSHFHRQGGLPESPSPGITA, from the coding sequence ATGAGCGCATCCCAACCCAAGATCGACGTCGCCGCGCTGCGCAAGAGCTTCGGCGACAACACCGTGCTGCGCGACATCAACTTCCGGGTGGAGCCCGGGCAGGTGGTGGCGCTGATCGGCCCCTCCGGCTCCGGCAAGTCCACCCTGCTGCGCTGCCTGAACCTGCTCGTCGTGCCCGATGGCGGGCGGGTGCGGATCGGCGGCCAGGGCTTCGACTTCGCGGCCGGGCAGCGCCTGCCGGGGCGGCGGGAGCTTGCCCGTTTCCGCGCCAATACCGGCATGGTCTTCCAGCAGTTCAACCTTTTCCCGCACCTGACGGCGCTGGAGAACGTCATGGAGGGGCCGGTCACGGTGCGCCGCATGGCGAAGCCGCAGGCCGAGGCGCTGGCGCAGCGGCTGCTCGCCCGGGTCGGGCTGGCGGACCGGGCGGCCTATTATCCCTCCCGCCTCTCGGGCGGGCAGAAGCAGCGCGTGGCCATCGCCCGTGCCCTGGCCATGGAGCCGGAGGTGATGCTCTTCGACGAGGCGACCTCGGCGCTCGATCCCGAGCTGGTCGGCGAGGTGCTGGGCGTGATGCAGAGCCTCGCCGCCGAGGGGATGACCATGGTGATCGTGACGCACGAGATCGCCTTCGCCCGCGAGGTCGCCGACCGCGTGGTCTTCATGCGCGACGGGGTGGTGGTGGAGGAGGGGCCGGCGCGGCAGGTGATCGACGCCCCGCGCGAGGCCGCCACGCGCACCTTCCTGTCGCATTTCCATCGCCAGGGGGGACTGCCGGAAAGCCCCTCTCCTGGCATCACGGCCTGA
- a CDS encoding enolase C-terminal domain-like protein, which translates to MIIDRMRLFLVESPIRMARAQGVGSVKGSVKRVLIALSTAEGLTGWGEAAPWEVFTGTPEGAFSALDTYLRAHVVGHPALRLREMLARMDRALIGHTDAKAGVEMAVLDLLGQAKGLSVADLLGGRVRDTIPLSFSIADPDFEADMARMRAMVPAGHRLFKVKTGVKPHHEDMAHLEAIRSAFGDAVDLRLDYNQALEPFAAMTVLRDVDRFRPTFIEQPVPRRHLDAMAGFAAALDTPVLADESCYDAVDLLEVVRRRAADAISVKLMKCGGMLKAQAMMAIADTAGLPGYGGTLWEGGIALAAGTQLIAATPGISLGCEFYMPHHVLTEDVLEERVPNRDGAVVVPEGPGLGIRVSEASVRNGARILAEAG; encoded by the coding sequence ATGATCATCGACCGCATGCGGCTCTTCCTGGTGGAGAGCCCGATCAGGATGGCCCGCGCACAGGGCGTGGGTTCGGTGAAGGGCAGCGTGAAGCGCGTGCTGATCGCCCTGTCCACCGCCGAGGGGCTGACCGGCTGGGGCGAGGCCGCGCCCTGGGAGGTCTTCACCGGCACGCCGGAGGGCGCCTTCTCCGCCCTCGACACCTATCTGCGCGCCCATGTGGTCGGCCATCCGGCGTTGCGGCTGCGCGAGATGCTGGCGCGGATGGACCGCGCCCTGATCGGCCATACCGATGCCAAGGCGGGCGTCGAGATGGCGGTGCTGGATCTTCTGGGCCAGGCGAAGGGACTTTCGGTCGCCGACCTCCTGGGCGGCCGGGTGCGCGACACGATCCCGCTTTCCTTCTCCATCGCCGATCCGGATTTCGAGGCCGACATGGCGCGGATGCGGGCCATGGTCCCGGCGGGGCACCGGCTCTTCAAGGTGAAGACGGGCGTGAAGCCGCACCACGAGGACATGGCGCATCTGGAGGCGATCCGCAGTGCCTTCGGCGACGCCGTGGACCTGCGCCTCGACTACAACCAGGCGCTGGAGCCCTTCGCCGCGATGACGGTGCTGCGCGACGTGGACCGCTTCCGCCCCACCTTCATCGAGCAGCCGGTGCCGCGCCGCCATCTCGACGCCATGGCCGGCTTCGCCGCCGCGCTGGACACGCCGGTGCTGGCGGATGAGAGCTGCTACGACGCGGTGGACCTGCTGGAGGTGGTACGCCGCCGCGCGGCGGACGCCATCTCGGTGAAGCTGATGAAATGCGGCGGCATGCTGAAGGCGCAGGCGATGATGGCCATCGCCGACACGGCCGGGTTGCCGGGCTATGGCGGCACGCTCTGGGAGGGCGGGATCGCGCTGGCCGCCGGGACACAACTGATCGCGGCGACGCCCGGCATCTCGCTGGGCTGCGAGTTCTACATGCCGCACCACGTCCTGACCGAGGATGTGCTGGAGGAGCGCGTGCCCAACCGCGATGGCGCCGTGGTGGTGCCGGAGGGTCCGGGCCTGGGAATCCGGGTCAGCGAGGCGTCCGTCCGCAACGGCGCGCGCATCCTGGCCGAGGCGGGCTGA
- a CDS encoding ATP-binding protein — protein MPDRSPGDAGIVLILAPNERDGLGLSRLLDSEGIGNQRVESLPALAGAIGEATGLVLVTDELLFHADLGPLTERLSRQPPWSDLPFIVLSQMGTLARRQLDEIRLADRLGNVLFIERPLNAITLVSAVKTSLRARSWQRRLRGHMEAEAAEAERMAELLEERVRQRTAALEAAEAERRRIAAALAQSQKMEAVGQLTGGIAHDFNNMLTGVLGSLDLMQARLAKGRFSELERFLGLARTGAERAAALTQRLLAFSRRQVLTPQPVELQRLVAGMEELIRSTIGPEITIEVTAPAESWPVLCDPHQMESALLNLCINARDAMPGGGRLGIAVDNLPGSDEAGGDQVMLSVRDTGSGMTPEVMRRAFDPFFTTKPIGQGTGLGLSMIYGFVQQSGGHVTIDSAPGQGTTLRLLFPRHRGDIPAAAEAGRPGATDAGPGGTVLVVDDEPSLRLLAAEVLRERGYGVLDAADAASALEILRSGVAIDLLVTDIGMPGGMNGRDLALAARELRGRLRVLFITGYPEAALEGVALSDMDTQLLTKPFTMELLAERIRHMMAKE, from the coding sequence TTGCCTGATCGCAGCCCGGGGGATGCCGGTATCGTCCTGATCCTCGCTCCGAACGAGCGGGACGGGCTCGGCCTGTCCCGCCTCCTGGACAGCGAGGGGATCGGGAACCAGCGCGTCGAATCCCTGCCGGCCCTGGCCGGGGCCATCGGCGAGGCCACCGGGCTGGTGCTGGTCACGGACGAGCTGCTGTTCCACGCCGATCTCGGGCCGCTGACCGAACGCCTCTCGCGCCAGCCGCCCTGGTCGGACCTGCCCTTCATCGTGCTGAGCCAGATGGGCACGCTGGCGCGGCGCCAGTTGGACGAGATCCGGCTGGCGGACAGGCTCGGCAATGTCCTCTTCATCGAGCGGCCGCTGAATGCCATCACCCTGGTCAGCGCGGTGAAGACCTCGCTGCGCGCCCGTTCCTGGCAGCGCCGCCTGCGTGGCCACATGGAGGCGGAGGCCGCCGAGGCGGAGCGCATGGCGGAGCTGCTGGAGGAACGCGTGCGCCAGCGCACCGCCGCGCTGGAGGCCGCCGAGGCCGAGCGCCGCCGCATCGCCGCCGCCCTGGCCCAGTCGCAGAAGATGGAGGCGGTCGGCCAGCTCACCGGCGGCATCGCGCATGACTTCAACAACATGCTGACGGGCGTGCTCGGCAGCCTCGACCTGATGCAGGCGCGGCTGGCGAAGGGCCGCTTCTCGGAGCTGGAACGTTTCCTCGGCCTGGCGCGCACCGGGGCGGAGCGCGCCGCCGCGCTGACCCAGCGCCTGCTGGCCTTCTCCCGCCGTCAGGTCCTGACGCCGCAGCCGGTGGAGCTGCAGCGGCTGGTGGCCGGGATGGAGGAGCTGATCCGCTCCACGATCGGGCCGGAGATCACCATCGAGGTCACCGCGCCCGCGGAATCCTGGCCCGTGCTCTGCGATCCGCACCAGATGGAGAGTGCGCTGCTGAACCTCTGCATCAATGCGCGCGACGCCATGCCGGGTGGCGGCCGGCTGGGCATCGCTGTGGACAACCTTCCGGGCAGCGACGAAGCCGGGGGCGACCAGGTGATGCTGTCGGTGCGCGACACCGGCAGCGGTATGACGCCGGAGGTGATGCGGCGTGCCTTCGACCCCTTCTTCACCACCAAGCCGATCGGGCAGGGCACGGGGCTGGGCCTGTCGATGATCTATGGCTTCGTGCAGCAGTCCGGCGGTCATGTCACCATCGACAGCGCGCCGGGCCAGGGCACCACCCTGCGCCTCCTCTTCCCCCGGCACAGGGGCGACATACCGGCGGCAGCCGAGGCCGGAAGGCCGGGAGCCACCGATGCCGGGCCGGGCGGTACCGTGCTGGTGGTCGATGACGAACCATCGCTGCGCCTGCTGGCGGCGGAGGTGCTGCGCGAACGGGGCTATGGCGTGCTGGACGCGGCGGATGCGGCCTCGGCCCTGGAGATCCTGCGCAGCGGCGTGGCGATCGACCTGCTCGTCACCGATATCGGCATGCCGGGCGGGATGAACGGGCGCGATCTGGCCCTGGCGGCCCGCGAGCTGCGCGGCAGGCTGCGGGTGCTCTTCATCACGGGCTATCCCGAGGCGGCGCTGGAGGGCGTGGCCCTTTCCGATATGGACACGCAGCTCCTGACCAAGCCCTTCACGATGGAACTGCTGGCCGAACGCATCCGGCACATGATGGCGAAGGAATGA